A single genomic interval of Candidatus Bipolaricaulota bacterium harbors:
- the dnaK gene encoding molecular chaperone DnaK: MSKILGIDLGTTNSCMAIVEGGKPKVLENSEGNRTTPSIVAISKTGERLVGQTAKHQAVTNPKNTVYSVKRLIGRRADDAEVKEDMENMSYEIKQSGSGIKVAMDGKEFSPQEISAMILQKLKADAESKLGEKIEEVIITVPAYFDDSQRQATKDAGEIAGMKVKRIINEPTAAALAYGFDKKKNQKIAVYDLGGGTFDISILDIGDDTIEVLSTNGDTHLGGDDFDKKIIDWIVEEFKKQNGIDLKKDQMALQRIKESAEKAKHELSSSQEALINQPYITQDKDGSPLHLDLRLSRAKLEELVMDLVEKTIEPCKKALDDAKLDKSKIDEVVLVGGMTRMPLVQKKVEEFFGKKLNMEVNPDEVVAIGAAVQAGVLQGDVKDVLLLDVTPLSLGLETLGGVMTKLIERNTTVPTSKSQIFSTAGDNQPSVEIHVLQGEREMAGDNKALGRFILDGIPPAPRGIPQVEVTFDIDANGILNVSATDKATGKKQNITITASSGLSKDEIEKMKKDAEAHAEEDKKKKESIEAKNIAESLIYTTEKLIKEQADKIKDEDKKSLEEKLEALKKIKDGDDFEAIKKATDDLGQAAQKIGAEMYAASNQAAANQQAGAETKPDAEQPKDEKEKTQEGDFKEKK; encoded by the coding sequence ATGAGTAAAATTCTAGGCATTGACTTGGGAACAACCAACAGCTGCATGGCCATTGTCGAGGGCGGCAAGCCCAAGGTTTTGGAAAATTCGGAGGGCAACAGAACCACTCCGTCCATTGTGGCGATTTCAAAAACAGGGGAGAGACTGGTCGGGCAGACAGCCAAACACCAGGCCGTGACCAATCCGAAGAACACTGTTTATTCCGTGAAAAGATTGATTGGCCGCCGAGCCGATGACGCGGAAGTGAAAGAGGATATGGAGAACATGTCATACGAAATAAAACAGTCCGGTTCCGGTATAAAAGTGGCTATGGATGGCAAGGAGTTTTCGCCGCAGGAAATTTCCGCCATGATTTTGCAAAAACTGAAAGCTGACGCGGAGAGCAAATTGGGCGAAAAAATCGAAGAGGTGATCATCACCGTGCCCGCTTATTTCGACGACTCTCAAAGACAAGCGACCAAAGACGCGGGCGAGATCGCGGGCATGAAGGTGAAAAGAATCATCAATGAGCCGACGGCCGCGGCCCTCGCCTACGGTTTTGATAAAAAGAAAAATCAGAAAATCGCGGTTTATGATCTTGGCGGCGGCACTTTTGATATTTCCATTTTGGATATCGGCGACGATACCATTGAGGTTTTGTCCACCAACGGGGACACGCATCTTGGCGGAGATGATTTCGATAAAAAGATTATTGATTGGATAGTCGAAGAGTTTAAAAAGCAAAATGGCATTGATTTGAAAAAGGATCAAATGGCTTTGCAAAGAATTAAAGAATCCGCGGAAAAAGCCAAGCACGAATTGAGCTCCAGCCAAGAAGCTTTGATCAATCAACCTTATATCACTCAGGATAAAGACGGCAGTCCTTTGCATCTTGATTTGAGATTGTCTCGCGCCAAACTTGAAGAGCTGGTCATGGATTTGGTGGAGAAAACGATTGAGCCATGCAAGAAAGCGCTGGACGACGCCAAGCTCGACAAATCGAAAATAGACGAAGTCGTTTTGGTCGGCGGCATGACCAGAATGCCGCTGGTTCAGAAAAAAGTCGAAGAGTTTTTCGGCAAAAAACTCAATATGGAAGTCAATCCGGATGAAGTCGTGGCCATTGGCGCGGCCGTTCAGGCCGGCGTTTTGCAGGGCGATGTCAAAGACGTATTATTGCTTGACGTGACTCCGCTTTCTTTGGGACTGGAAACTTTGGGCGGGGTGATGACCAAATTGATAGAGCGAAACACCACGGTGCCGACTTCCAAATCTCAAATTTTTTCCACGGCCGGGGACAATCAGCCTTCGGTTGAAATTCATGTTTTGCAGGGCGAGCGCGAAATGGCCGGGGACAATAAAGCTTTGGGTCGATTCATTTTGGACGGCATACCGCCGGCTCCGCGAGGCATTCCGCAAGTTGAAGTGACTTTCGATATTGACGCCAACGGCATTTTGAATGTTTCCGCGACCGATAAGGCCACGGGCAAAAAGCAAAATATCACCATCACCGCTTCTTCGGGTTTGTCCAAAGACGAAATCGAGAAAATGAAAAAAGACGCCGAAGCTCACGCCGAGGAAGATAAAAAGAAAAAAGAATCGATTGAAGCTAAAAACATCGCGGAAAGTTTGATTTACACCACGGAAAAATTGATTAAAGAACAAGCTGACAAAATAAAAGACGAGGACAAAAAGTCGCTCGAAGAAAAATTGGAAGCTTTAAAGAAAATAAAAGACGGCGATGATTTCGAGGCGATTAAAAAAGCGACCGATGACTTGGGTCAAGCCGCGCAAAAGATAGGCGCTGAAATGTACGCGGCCTCAAACCAAGCCGCGGCCAATCAACAGGCGGGCGCTGAAACCAAACCGGACGCTGAGCAACCCAAAGACGAAAAAGAAAAGACGCAAGAAGGGGATTTTAAAGAAAAAAAATAG
- a CDS encoding Hsp20/alpha crystallin family protein, protein MPLIKWSPFMEPFGDFDKIFDDMKRGAIAGFLPAIDMYEKGNNVIVEAQLPGIDPDKLDISVENDILTIKGKTEKKSEVEEKNYYRKEIHAGGFYRSLALPAHVQGDKAAAEFEDGVLKVVIPKEKAPSAKKVKVIAKNKNGKKA, encoded by the coding sequence ATGCCATTAATCAAATGGAGTCCGTTCATGGAGCCGTTCGGGGATTTCGATAAAATCTTCGACGACATGAAACGCGGCGCGATCGCCGGGTTTTTGCCGGCCATCGACATGTATGAAAAAGGAAACAATGTCATTGTGGAAGCTCAACTCCCGGGCATTGATCCTGATAAATTGGATATTTCGGTTGAAAACGATATTCTGACCATTAAAGGAAAGACCGAGAAAAAGTCTGAAGTGGAAGAGAAAAATTATTATCGAAAGGAAATTCACGCCGGCGGTTTCTACCGCTCGCTGGCTCTGCCCGCGCACGTGCAGGGCGATAAGGCCGCGGCCGAATTCGAAGACGGAGTTTTAAAAGTCGTGATTCCGAAAGAAAAAGCGCCGTCCGCGAAAAAAGTCAAAGTGATCGCTAAAAATAAAAACGGGAAGAAGGCTTAA
- a CDS encoding nucleotide exchange factor GrpE, which translates to MSKEERKKDDKNWPKKIQELTDRAAENLAGWQRAKADYENLLKESSARQAELGKFIKKDLIVGILPVLNSFCQAEKSVPENKKDDNWVKGFMCIKRQLDEILKNWGVEQIKTVGEKFDPTLHEAVGEETSDEKEGVIVKEVMPGYELNKETVVFAKVIVSK; encoded by the coding sequence ATGAGCAAAGAAGAAAGAAAAAAAGACGATAAAAATTGGCCGAAGAAGATTCAGGAATTAACGGACAGAGCCGCGGAAAATTTGGCCGGCTGGCAACGCGCCAAAGCGGATTATGAAAATTTGTTGAAAGAATCGTCAGCCAGGCAAGCGGAGCTGGGCAAATTCATAAAAAAAGATTTGATTGTCGGGATTTTGCCGGTCTTAAATTCGTTTTGCCAGGCTGAAAAAAGCGTGCCCGAAAATAAAAAAGACGATAATTGGGTGAAAGGGTTTATGTGCATTAAGCGGCAATTGGATGAGATTTTGAAAAATTGGGGAGTGGAGCAAATAAAGACCGTCGGCGAAAAATTCGATCCGACTTTGCACGAAGCGGTGGGGGAGGAAACGTCCGATGAAAAAGAAGGAGTGATTGTTAAAGAGGTAATGCCGGGATATGAATTGAATAAAGAGACCGTTGTTTTTGCAAAAGTAATTGTTTCTAAGTAA